tagtgaaccaggaaccatttttaaagagctaagacTCTTAGTAAGAGTAATTTAAGTGTCAGTTGTacacattaaaaacaaaacctgctttaactactAGGCtctatttggaaaaaaatgtagagcctggttcatatgattttgttGTGAACCAAATGTTATGACTATTGGCTCCTGGtgcctggttattttgaagcttCCATTCAATCAAGCAATGTAGTGTTGTACATATTCTTTGTTAGAATTTCTGTCCCAGTTTAGATATAATCATACAGTAGTGTGTACTGTAGTGTAATTAAGTTAACATTCCGCGGTAGGTGACACTCGGTAGTAAACAATCCCCAGAGCTAATAAAGGGTTACTTAGTACTTGTATTTTTATAGTCATTCTTGACCAGGGCCTGACTATTCTTATGGTCATTCTTGACCAGGGCCTGACTAATTTTATAGCCATTCTTGAACCCAGTCCCTGCAGTACTATTGGCAAGCACTTCTACCACTGAGCTATGTGGCAAcatatcaaaattttgatatcTTCTGAAACTGGAAAagaaatattgcaaaatataaataagATAAAAAAGAAGATAACAACCCCcagatgcacagtgtcatcgcccgatatcttcatggcagaaatcgccatggtaggttgaatccacagccacgcatggccattttgttccgacctttgagatgcataattagccgAGGAACATCcaactaaggctactgacaatagcctggtaattaacctctctgtgtgtgagtgagcatgtatacgccatcatgaggtcaatggtcatatgcttttagactgcttgcacgagtgagtgcagctggcccacgctgcactatagttcggcacatataaaatcagaatatttttgtcagtttttgagttcaagacgcaatggcTCTTTTTCaggacgcaagctaacgactcatatatccgttgaacacatatattcaagtgcaaggaacaaaatctggcttctttagactaaatcaattacggagatattcatcattttctaccccggtatccaaagatttatcgtctgaatatcaaatcgtgcatagcacattcatgtgtatcgatcccgggtattcatttcagtgtctctgctgtataatgtaattattaaccgggcgatgtcggtgtgagatGTAGACATCAAAGACTAATTTTGACCAGCATTTGCCTCCAtagcaaaatgcaaaaacaggagGCCTTCATACATGTATCTAGAATTTGATGGAGCTTTCTTTTTTACACTCCTGGACTTGTCTAGGAGCTCGGTTAGAAATTGTCAGCATCAAAATCACAGGAACACAAAAGAACAAGGAGCTCAATAAATAACTCTCCTCAAATAGAGTTAGGAGCAAGTAGAGGAGCTCCGGAGTGATTGAGCTCCTAAAAATAAAGGTCTGAAACAGCAGATTTTACGCTAACCTGTAGTCTAGATGTGTTGTGAAGACATTGATACAATGTACAACATTTTCATATTAATTTTTGTttattggtagagtttaaactGATACACACAtctaatacgctggcgaagttacgtaataatcggattaactaccatagcaataggtgaaaacaatttttgaatataccgtgctgcactgatacatggtacctctgcattgaaccatatcatgctgatcacttgcacctgtaagattagtatctttgaaaagaccagtactGTATTCAATCTACATTGCAGACATACATTTGTACACAGGTGATGAATgtaacctgtttgtagtgcagcgcgatatgttcaaaattgttttcacttattgctatggtaattaatccgattaattacgtaactttgccagcgtataaaATGATTTCTTTACATGAGCTTTCAACTCAACGACTcggtctttttttttcaaactgatggaaTTGGTTTATTGATCTTGGTTGTCACATAACAGGCTGGCAactgatttttgtttatttattttctattcatCAGACCTCGTCCTACGTACTATATCATATCCAGCTCTGTTACCAACATTCTCAGCAGCAGTGCAGTCAGCTCTTACTGATGGCACCATCCACCAAATGTGGGATCTATTTATTTGTGAAGTCACTAATTTCTACTTCCCTGACATGCCGCAGGAAGATGGCAAAGCAAGACTTGCCTATCAGAATATCGGCAAGACAATGTATGAAAAATATCCTTGCATTGGTAGCGAAGGGCAGACACCTTGGGTGAGTTGTTTTAAATATGATGAATAAGCAGCCAATAGTTTTgtataaatttgtttatttgtatgtaaaatatgAAGAAAAGTTAGGACCCCTCAAAAGTTGCAAGATCAATTGTAAATTATTATTACAACACATACACATCATTGTTGAAAGATGGAGAGTGATCTGAAAATTCTGAAGTAGGAATAATTTTTTATGTTTGGATCaaaggttttaaactttaatcattcaatataccaacacagatgaactttcatgaacattaTTACATCTTTGTAGAGATATGCTGCCCCTCTCTTCATAAATAAAATAACTAAATAGGGAGggtgagttagcgcagcggtagttccctcgctttgcaccactgaggtcccgggttcaagcccgcacgcccaaggactcatgtgcacttggtttatcccgattccatgctcgctctcgcaggttttctccgggatctccggtttcctcctgctttaaaaaaatcggtgattagttgtttggttatcaaaaacttccttcacccaatggaatttggggagctgcacagataattggtggatgttacattcTAAGTGCGGATAGTTCTGCGCCttaggttcggctgcaactggcctagatgatgcgatctgattgtgatgattcaccatggcaacgaaattacagcgctttgaatccttcaagatctagctggaaaaaggcgctatacaaatccgaaatttatttatttataactttCTGAGATACTCCagaattatgtttttttttatcttaaaaaGAGTGGGTGGTGGCCTATCTGCTatgtcctagcaggacatcagtcaatgtgAGACATTAAATAATAAATGCAAGAATaaagttattttgtcaactttatcctcattttgtgagagataacatttttgattttctttttgaTGTTGCTTTGTAGCCATTAGAAAAGGCGCACTATAAATGTAGTAAGTTAAGTTAAATGGGATTTCTGACAATTTTTGTACAGAAATTTAGAAGTAAACGCCAAAACAATGGCAGTATTTAACATTTTTTACCTGCATTAAGTGATTGAGTGATCAATTTGTGCTTTAATCAATTGTTTCTGATATTCCTTTGATTTGACACAGTCACATTTCAACAAGTCGCTAAGTGCAAAGATACGCTGGCGACGACAGAAGCGTAAATTTCAAGATCCTGGCGGGGGTGGAGGCAGCAGTGGTAGTAGGCCTGCCAAGAGACCCAATAGCACTCCGTCACCATCTGGAAGCAGTCCTCCTATAGATGAAATACCACCTGTACTGTCACCACATAGAGATGATGATGTGGATGTCAAGCCAGATATCAATCAATTAAATGTAAGTCAAAATAACTAGTCTTGATATGATCCAGAAAATGACTAGAATCTGCCAATTAATAGCCAGTTGGTATTGGCAAATTATTTCCCAATCGCTAATTACTTGCTTTGATTACACCTGGCATAATAGGATCTATTACTGTAAATATCCACAATTTGCTCTAAAAGTGCaggacttaaaagggcatttcgtgatccgcagcatcatcccccactttttaaaataaaagttgagatttttataccactggaaacctctggctacataatttcttcaaatttgtgtaccagaacgaaaaatgtcataattggatgctaggatcacaaaatcctcctttaaattaaAAAGATCTGTCAGTATTAACAGGATACAATGTTTAAAACCATCTGGCAAAAGAGTAAATACCGTATTTTCTCGAATAGTTGcacccctcaaataaacgcccccaccacttttttcaaccaagatgtttcaaaaatgccgatatttccatgctatcttgacgaaaatctgcatcggaaacccggaagtgaaccaaaagtcagtgtttctagttcatagttcgtcattttagcgtgacttttaagcttacctaatgattttagcgggaattgtcgtgctaaaaatgacctctaataaatgcccccgtttggaaaatgcaacgcccccaggggcgtttattcgaggaaatacggtatatgtGACCTGCCACAATGAAATGATTATAAAGTTGCATGGTAGTAATTTCTAGATATCCTGGTGTGGAGTAACCAAAACGTGTGAATATGACTTGTGGAGGCAGGTCATATGGGGTAGGATGGTCACTTGCATCAACATGCcgccaccacttttttcaaccaaggcTGAGTTCTTCAGTCATTCAACCAAGGCTGAGTTCTTCAGTCATTCAAATAACTGTCATGGTATTGTGTCCATCAACCTGATTTCACTTGTATCACACATGTATTGATAACTAATATATATGATGAATATATGTTTAACCCACAGAGGCAGATCTTATTAGCACAGCAGCATGCCACATCACACCTTCAATCAGCCCTTGCAGGTGTGGTCCATCTACCACCCGATGGTCCTGGTATCTTGCGTTTGTCATCGCCGTCCTCTGAACCTTCAACCTCTGCCGGCATGGTATCGCCACCTATGATAGATCTTGGAATACCTGCTAAAGGATTGAAGAAAAATATCCTGATGCAGACAGGATTCTATCTGACTCCAGAACTGGCAGCGATGGGGTTCAGTAGCACACTTGTGAGTAAATCAGTAGCTCTCTGTAAGGCCTGGGGTCCATTTTATTAAACTTTACAAAACTTCGTAAGTCTTGATATCGTTTGTAACTTACAACGAGTAGTCACTAAACTTACaaacggtacccttcgtaagtaatagaaATTTGCtgcagggacccttcgtaaagttacgtctagtgttAGGGAATTTGTAACTTTACGAACTTTTAaatgagttacgaagggttaaaagtttagtgaaatggacccttgGATAAGCAAGACAAAAAATTGTATAttgacaaaatttgacatttcattGCTGAAACCATTCACAATTCCAATTAACAGAAAAACGATTTTCATTCATGTGAAAATATTATCACTAGTTCTGAATTTGAGAGCATCGAGCTGAATGATAGATTGCCATCACTTTGTTAAAATCAGTTATAAAATTTGACAACTAAATACACAACCGTATGtagtgctgaggcttgtggatcaacgtctaggtgttgtgcgtgtgcgtagcgcactataaatcactgcattggtttttttcgtttttttagtCCAGTGCATTAAGTCACAAAAACACCTCCCTTAGGACTTGCATGTTGAATGATAAGATTATCATCATCTTGCTGAAGTGGAATGATATATACATTGCCATCACTTAAAATCCGTTGtaaattgggaaattttacacTTCAGCTGAATTTATACATGATCCTTTGTACAGAAAAGTGATTTTACATGTTTAAATATCGAACTCTGAATCTGAATTTTGTGCAATCTTAAGCCATTGCTAACTCTTTCAAGTTAGTAGTTGTTTTGGCGACAagtctctagtccgaaggttccctagttcAAAGGCTCTTTAGtctgaaggttcgctagtccgaacacgtaatttaccattcgctagacCAAATTCTGAGAAAGGTTCGCTAGTACGAATatcaggttctctagtccgaataataaataaggttctctagtccaaataatagaataaggctcgctaacctaaactctaaccctaaccctattaaactctaacccttattctatattgggactagagaaccttcggattagtgaacttaatttggttttcggactagcgacccttcagaCTAGTAGAACCTTCAGACtagtgacccttcggactagagagatgGTCATTCAGATAAATAATAGTACTGAAACCTTGACTGAACTTTTCAATGATGTTCTTTGCTTTATCAGCAAATGACTGCAGAGAAGGTGAAGCCTCTCTTGAAGCAGATGTCTAAAGAAGGCTATGGCATCTGGGTGGAAGATCCCGTCAACAAAGACAAATGTGGTTTCATCAAGTGGTATCCGCTCAACGAGAAACAACAGGAGGAAGTCAACTTGACCAATGAACAGTACAAAAGAGCCTGCGTGGCAAAATCACAGAGACCTAAGATGCTGTCCAGAGAATTAGAACAGTTCTTTGATGCATGCGGTGGACGGAAAGTGCGACAGAATATGAGCTTGTTATGACACGGGTCCAAGTTTTgatatgtgtgtttgtttgtgcatctgtttgtttgtctgttgggATATACAGGGTTTGAATTTTAAGTACTTCAAtgcatgtgtgtgtgttttatttgtatATGGTTTGGCCAATCTCTTTTTAGGTACAGTCTTGTCTGTAATAAACCCTccctctctaataaatgccctcctgtgatttttaaatgaaaaagtaACTGATATGCAAAAATTCTCATGGCAtattgtgtgagtaagcttaaaactggaaACGGTGCTGGCCGTCGTAATTGTTgaattgcatggacaaaatctACTCTAACTTAAACTTCCATCCAGGTCAGTGCCAAATTATGGTAGAAATTCTGGCTTAAAATGTACTTACAGAGATTCCATTTTGTGCTATTACCATGATGCTGTTACGTTGGTGGCGCCATATTAGATTTAAGcttttttttactgaaaattgGCTTCGAATAAATCCCCCTTTCAAATATGCATGCTCGGGGTGTTTATTACATACAATACCGTATGCAGATTACCCAAAGATATCTGACACACTTACACAGGGTATGATGTGATGTTGAATGCATTGATTGAATAAACCTATTACTCGTACGTGTTAGGCACCACATCAAATTTGGGCCTATAACACTATCGGTTAGATACCAATTATTCTTTCTATAGACCtgagatgggtttttttttcttcatactCTAATGATGTAATAAATTCGATCAaatataataattaacatttgcatagtgttatcgcTCCAAAAAACAAAAGCACAGTGCAAATGTTGAGGGCGAGTTAAGCGCAGTGGTagttcctcgctttgcaccactgaggtcccgggttcaagcccggcgtgGCCtatggactcatgtgcacttggtttatcccgattccatgctcgctctcgcaggttttttcctcctgtttcctcctgtatcgcaaaaatctgtGATTACTTGTTTGGTTAtcgaatttggggagctgcacagataattggcggatgttacaatctaaatgcggataggtgtgcaccgttcggcagcaacctagttgatgcgagctgattgtgatgattcaccattgcagcgaaattacagcgctttgagtcctctaagatctggagaaaggcgctttataaatccaaaatttataaaTGTTTAGGGTACCAgagaaagagccatcggtacctatcggtGCACTGATAGTGATACAGGACCAAATAAGATGTTGTGCAGTAGCTTATGAAAAGTATTCAATATCAAGcccttattgggctattccagttgaaatccacaccacccctgtggaagattttggaaatatcttccatagagggagtatgtttttcaaatgtaattggtcagggttaatcattttgaaacccttaCTCCCCCTGTGTTATGGATTTACCTTGAttacaactggagtaagtatttcaaatagaagttacccaattgtctattctattcaaaactcatactccctctgtagaagacttttagctaaatcttccacaggggtagtgtgaaatttaaatggaatagcccattacggcATTTGGGTTGGTTTGTATTCAATGTCAACTTCCTTTGTTTTTACTCAATTGTTGATACAGGGTAATTACAGTTTTATTAGAGAATGCTCTTTATACTTTATTTACTGAAACCTAAAAAAAAAGACATGAAATTCTTTCTACTGATTAAGCCAAAATGTCTGTTCTGCCTACATGACAATTGTATCAAACCTATCAAAACAGCATTGCTTGATAGTAAAAATATTGAGTGGCAATCTATCTAGAATTTATATATATTGACATAATAAAACTTGCCTTTATAACCACTAGTAAGAAACTTTTTAGTACATATTTTCTTTAATATGAATTCATGTCTCACCAAAATTGcttataatgttatttttgtttctgttagCCAAACCGATGTCTGCTGTTCAAGAATTTGGAGCatgtatattgaaatgcaatataaatgttttaattaatggcattttcctttctttttattgtAGCATTAAATGCACTAAGGTCCTGTACCTATTTACAGGGGTGCAGCCTTCCCCAGGTTGGCTGGGGAATTCCTCCTTCAATAGGGAATTTAGTACATAGGCTGCAGCTGGCTGCATTTGACATCAGCCTGGCTGGGGAAAGCGACACCCTTGTAATTAGGTATGGGCCCTACCATGCTGATTGTAGTGTTTGTTAGATTAAGTTTGACATAATGTGGCATCTGTTCCCATTAGGCCAAAGGAATCGATATTGAAAATTGGGTCATTTTAATGTTCACCTTGCTCAATAACCAACATGCTTTAACTGAAATCCTTACATTCCTAGCATATGTTATGAGCTTTTAAACTGctaattttcttatgtattttactgatattttgcatccattttttttttcattgtctaTATTTCAATTTCATAATTGTTGACTTTGGCCTGATGGGATTGGATCGCTTCACATATTTAATATGATATTTGCTTGACGTGTGtctttaaatgaaattttatttgTACCAAAGTTATATTTTGATGTCTTCAACACCGTACCTGGTCCTCTCAGTGTAATAACAGCAATTATGAAATCAGTTGAACACAATATGATGACAATTGCTGTGGTTAGTATAGGGAGTTAATGCAAAAGTGATTGCCCACCACTTTCCAAAAGTAATGCATCGCAATTGCTCAGCGATTGAGTGCAAATTCAGCATTAGAACAAGTTTCTCCAATCTGTTGTGGAGCACATTTGTGACATgaacaaggggaatgagtcacatgtcggcaattttcaattatagGTTTTTTACATCATGTTCTGGCagattacaaatgc
Above is a genomic segment from Amphiura filiformis chromosome 17, Afil_fr2py, whole genome shotgun sequence containing:
- the LOC140137793 gene encoding uncharacterized protein, encoding MRFIDNADLREWVKDNLRKSIFQKAHALAVQTGCEILVKLEDAKDASSSQYYATTLLRHTFKHNGIQEKPGDKLVCGETGRPIIPTVDSAVQSGIDECEENGVVASDKTSDNVTNCNARLPETSTKNTDSSIVPLHLLMTNEEQEAPSQIHRASSVRSESTGSSNGQTDVVLDFSLKNSQGETKTKVEDSSRPVIELEENSSNSVAMETEQSPIVALLQRPGLLPTDSERYTCQMCSRSFPKQQLLRDHVSRSHMQPNMSLVMQAQVAQSSDPVPSVDLDHVPSPSPPTFGSPPPDLVLRTISYPALLPTFSAAVQSALTDGTIHQMWDLFICEVTNFYFPDMPQEDGKARLAYQNIGKTMYEKYPCIGSEGQTPWSHFNKSLSAKIRWRRQKRKFQDPGGGGGSSGSRPAKRPNSTPSPSGSSPPIDEIPPVLSPHRDDDVDVKPDINQLNRQILLAQQHATSHLQSALAGVVHLPPDGPGILRLSSPSSEPSTSAGMVSPPMIDLGIPAKGLKKNILMQTGFYLTPELAAMGFSSTLQMTAEKVKPLLKQMSKEGYGIWVEDPVNKDKCGFIKWYPLNEKQQEEVNLTNEQYKRACVAKSQRPKMLSRELEQFFDACGGRKVRQNMSLL